The proteins below are encoded in one region of Shewanella putrefaciens:
- a CDS encoding TMEM165/GDT1 family protein codes for MEALLASTFTVAIAEIGDKTQLLALILAARFKNKTAIIFGILLSTLFNHFAAAWIGQWAINWVSPDLARYLVAASFFAIALWVLIPDKVDAEESRFYKMGPFLATFILFFIAEMGDKTQIATVVLAAKYDSLTMVVAGTTLGMLLANVPVVIAGHFSADKLPMHWIHRGCALLFALLGVATLLF; via the coding sequence TTGGAAGCCCTACTTGCCTCAACCTTTACGGTTGCCATTGCCGAAATTGGCGATAAAACTCAACTACTTGCACTGATTCTTGCCGCAAGATTTAAAAATAAAACCGCCATTATTTTCGGTATTTTGTTGTCGACATTATTCAACCATTTTGCGGCTGCTTGGATTGGCCAGTGGGCGATTAACTGGGTCAGCCCAGATCTTGCACGTTATTTAGTTGCCGCGTCATTCTTTGCAATTGCCCTGTGGGTGTTAATCCCCGATAAGGTTGATGCCGAGGAAAGCCGTTTCTACAAAATGGGCCCCTTTCTCGCCACCTTTATCCTGTTTTTTATTGCCGAAATGGGGGATAAAACCCAGATAGCGACAGTGGTGCTCGCCGCAAAATACGATTCATTAACTATGGTGGTTGCGGGTACGACCTTAGGCATGCTGCTTGCCAACGTGCCCGTAGTGATCGCCGGTCATTTCAGCGCAGACAAACTCCCCATGCACTGGATCCACCGAGGCTGCGCCCTATTGTTCGCACTGTTAGGTGTGGCAACGCTATTGTTCTAG
- the lpoB gene encoding penicillin-binding protein activator LpoB, with protein MKQFKLIFVLAAVLGLAACQSKVEYGDATEVETVNENFGSTDLQAIAAKMVDSMMTFPPIVAMTANNRPILFVDSIKNKTSEHIDTESVTDSISNKLLRSGKFRFIDMTKVDSVRKQLDYQNNTGMIDPSTAIKFGRQIGAQYMLYGNLSSIVKQDGSTKDVYYKMTMRLMDLETGLIEWSDEKEIRKTKSKSFLGM; from the coding sequence ATGAAACAATTTAAACTGATTTTTGTGCTGGCTGCCGTACTAGGTCTGGCTGCATGTCAATCTAAAGTCGAGTATGGTGATGCCACCGAAGTTGAAACCGTCAACGAAAACTTTGGCTCAACGGATCTACAGGCCATCGCCGCTAAGATGGTGGATAGCATGATGACTTTTCCCCCTATCGTCGCTATGACTGCAAATAATCGTCCAATTTTATTTGTCGATAGCATTAAAAACAAAACCTCAGAACATATTGATACTGAGTCAGTGACCGACTCTATCAGCAATAAGCTGTTACGCTCTGGCAAGTTCCGTTTTATCGATATGACCAAGGTTGATTCGGTGCGTAAGCAACTGGATTACCAAAATAATACTGGCATGATTGACCCATCAACTGCCATCAAGTTTGGTCGTCAAATTGGTGCCCAATATATGCTCTATGGCAACCTGTCTAGCATAGTAAAACAAGACGGTAGCACTAAGGATGTCTACTACAAGATGACCATGCGTCTAATGGATTTAGAAACAGGTTTGATTGAGTGGTCAGATGAAAAAGAAATCCGTAAGACTAAGTCTAAGTCTTTCTTAGGGATGTAA
- the pepN gene encoding aminopeptidase N: MNLFKASLIALTCSALMSCATQSTLNTGPRDASPYISQYQASLRSQVISDVHYALDFQLTGEAEFTASTKVTFNLSEVPKQLSLDLNKAQIKRFIINGTAVYPNYNGAYISLNTRLLTSGENTVEVLFTRAHSTNGEGLHRFQDPVDGKVYLYSHFEPAAAQQMFAVFDQPDIKANYQITVTAPKDWQVISAMRETNITPVGAFNRWEFPQTPKLSPYNFSMHAGPYHMWQDNSGRYPMRLFARESVASQVTPQDWFTYTKQGLTFFDNYFGIPYPFKKYDQILVPDFLYGAMENAGAVTFAEDHFLHKAAMTAEQKQSLAGVIMHEMAHQWFGDLVTMKWWNGLWLNESFASFMGTLATQEATEFTNAWRSFYAQGKQRAYEQDSLVTTHPIEVPVATTQNAFDNIDAITYQKGASTLKQLRHLLGDMVFRRGVSNYLKQYSYQNAELDDFINSLGQAAGRDLKVWTQEWLYSAGVNTIKAEYRCDGNRISEFSLLQLPASAELPTLREQKVQIALFTQGRFDLRNDITVPVTYKGERTEVKQLVGERCPDLVYPNFDDWGFVKVELDDKSFTTAKQQLSNVSDPLLRSMLWQSLWDSVREGNLSLDQYLSTVFVNAPAETDYTIVGQIISSLLRSKEYLAQIAPIQQNYAENAVKGLAQMSLRKTMESKDDTDFQRRWFNAYIQLASDRDSLRHLAQLLDGTSKIKGLTLDQDLRWSIITQLNRYDFPNAQQRLTKEAAKDNSDSGEKAALAAQVIRPEAAAKRRWLSKVHSDTLPFAKQRIVMEHLYPAEQKLLNAATAEERLASLVDMDKKGPVFMRSYSKNLIPTDCNYTSIAALDKVLDSQTGLSNLGRRALLETRQAEQRCVLIKNKMTH, from the coding sequence GTGAACTTGTTTAAAGCTAGCCTGATCGCCCTAACCTGCTCCGCATTAATGTCATGTGCAACCCAAAGTACGCTCAATACTGGGCCACGGGATGCGAGCCCTTATATCAGCCAATATCAGGCGAGTCTGCGTTCCCAAGTCATTTCCGACGTCCACTACGCACTGGATTTTCAACTGACGGGCGAAGCCGAGTTCACGGCGAGCACTAAGGTGACCTTCAACTTAAGTGAAGTACCAAAACAACTGAGCCTAGATTTAAACAAAGCCCAAATAAAACGTTTTATAATCAATGGCACCGCCGTTTACCCTAATTATAATGGCGCCTATATCAGCTTAAATACCCGTTTACTCACCTCGGGTGAAAACACGGTCGAAGTCCTGTTTACCCGCGCCCACAGCACCAATGGTGAAGGCTTACACCGTTTCCAAGATCCCGTTGATGGCAAGGTATACCTCTATTCCCACTTCGAACCCGCCGCGGCGCAGCAGATGTTTGCCGTATTTGACCAACCTGATATTAAGGCCAACTACCAAATTACGGTAACGGCCCCAAAGGATTGGCAAGTGATCAGTGCGATGCGTGAAACCAATATCACCCCAGTAGGGGCCTTTAATCGCTGGGAGTTTCCCCAAACGCCTAAATTGAGTCCCTATAACTTCTCAATGCATGCGGGACCTTACCATATGTGGCAGGATAACTCCGGCCGCTATCCAATGCGTTTATTTGCGCGGGAGTCCGTCGCCAGCCAAGTGACACCCCAGGACTGGTTTACCTATACAAAGCAAGGTTTAACCTTCTTTGATAACTATTTTGGGATCCCTTATCCCTTTAAGAAATACGATCAAATTCTAGTGCCTGACTTTCTCTATGGTGCGATGGAAAATGCGGGCGCAGTGACCTTTGCTGAGGATCATTTCCTCCATAAAGCGGCCATGACGGCAGAACAAAAACAAAGCCTCGCCGGCGTTATCATGCACGAGATGGCACACCAATGGTTTGGCGATCTCGTCACGATGAAATGGTGGAACGGCCTCTGGTTAAATGAAAGCTTTGCTTCCTTTATGGGAACGCTTGCCACCCAAGAAGCCACCGAATTTACCAATGCCTGGCGCAGTTTTTATGCCCAAGGTAAGCAAAGAGCCTATGAACAGGACAGTTTAGTCACCACTCACCCGATTGAAGTCCCCGTCGCAACGACGCAAAATGCCTTCGATAATATCGATGCCATTACCTATCAAAAGGGAGCCTCGACACTGAAACAACTGCGCCACTTGCTAGGCGATATGGTGTTCCGCCGCGGTGTCAGTAATTACTTAAAACAGTACAGCTATCAAAATGCCGAACTAGACGATTTTATCAATAGCTTAGGCCAAGCGGCTGGACGTGACTTAAAGGTATGGACTCAGGAATGGCTCTACAGTGCTGGTGTTAACACTATCAAAGCAGAATATCGCTGCGACGGTAATCGCATAAGCGAGTTTAGCCTATTGCAACTCCCCGCAAGTGCAGAGCTGCCAACACTGCGCGAGCAAAAGGTACAGATAGCCCTATTCACCCAAGGCCGTTTCGATTTAAGAAATGACATTACAGTCCCTGTGACCTATAAGGGTGAACGCACCGAAGTCAAACAATTAGTTGGCGAGCGTTGCCCGGATTTAGTGTATCCAAACTTCGATGACTGGGGTTTTGTAAAAGTAGAATTAGATGACAAGTCCTTTACGACTGCCAAGCAGCAACTCAGCAATGTGTCAGATCCACTGCTGCGTTCTATGCTGTGGCAAAGCCTGTGGGATAGCGTGCGCGAAGGTAACTTGAGCTTAGATCAATATCTGAGCACAGTGTTTGTCAACGCACCTGCGGAGACGGATTACACTATCGTCGGCCAAATTATTTCAAGCCTGCTGCGCTCAAAGGAATACTTAGCGCAAATCGCCCCTATCCAGCAAAACTATGCCGAGAATGCGGTGAAAGGGCTAGCGCAGATGAGCCTGAGAAAAACCATGGAAAGTAAAGATGATACTGACTTCCAACGTCGTTGGTTTAACGCCTATATACAGCTAGCAAGCGATCGCGACAGTCTGCGCCACCTTGCACAGCTTTTAGATGGCACCTCAAAAATCAAAGGCCTAACGCTAGATCAAGATCTACGCTGGAGCATCATTACCCAACTCAACCGTTATGATTTCCCTAATGCCCAACAACGCTTAACCAAAGAAGCGGCAAAGGATAACTCGGACTCGGGTGAAAAAGCGGCCCTTGCGGCTCAGGTTATTCGCCCAGAAGCCGCGGCTAAACGTCGCTGGTTGAGTAAGGTGCATTCAGACACCCTGCCATTTGCGAAGCAGCGTATCGTGATGGAGCATTTATACCCCGCCGAGCAAAAACTATTGAATGCCGCAACCGCAGAAGAGCGCTTAGCCAGCTTAGTGGATATGGATAAAAAGGGACCCGTGTTTATGCGTAGCTATAGCAAAAACCTGATCCCAACCGACTGTAATTACACGAGTATTGCCGCATTGGATAAAGTGCTAGACAGTCAGACTGGGCTTTCTAATCTCGGGCGCCGTGCCCTGCTCGAAACCCGCCAAGCAGAGCAGCGTTGCGTGTTGATCAAGAATAAGATGACCCATTGA
- a CDS encoding COG3014 family protein, with protein MKMTFSNSLIKSAISSSLIIGFALGASGCAYNSIFINYPSQIAPIKQGLNTATPLAGIDKLASNIQGNDGLLYAQEAGRVAQVAGDFASSKQYYQQAVAAYTAFDDKAKISASDVGATASSLVLNDNAIPYRGPGYERIMLHQYQALNYLFSGDYQGALVEVRRSNELQGSEQERYQKSQKSVQAMANGTVDAEVNKLGQAAGTVTSSFLNAYSYYTTGVLHEVLGEPNDAFIDYRKAAQITPDNTYLQQDLVRLAKQLGMPQYDEFKRRWGDAKLPKSGEGQVILMVERGFVPEKQALTVPFTIHGNWQTVSLATYGPNNAFVQPAQVQGLGTVLKTEPIANIDALAITALKEDLPGTLVRQVARVYAKSEMAYQVEKSGKPGNNAADIGSIAMQIFNVVSEQADRRSWLTLPKQAQIGRRYLNPGEYTLQLDKAPPAKIDVAAGKTTLVWAIDTGNYTRIYSIII; from the coding sequence ATGAAAATGACCTTCAGCAATTCTTTGATAAAATCGGCCATTAGCAGCAGCTTAATTATCGGTTTCGCATTAGGCGCCAGTGGTTGTGCCTATAACAGTATTTTTATCAATTATCCCTCGCAAATAGCGCCTATTAAACAAGGGCTAAACACTGCAACCCCCTTGGCTGGCATAGATAAACTGGCGAGCAATATCCAAGGCAACGATGGCTTACTCTATGCCCAAGAGGCCGGGAGAGTTGCCCAAGTTGCCGGCGACTTTGCCAGCAGCAAACAATACTATCAGCAGGCCGTCGCGGCCTATACAGCCTTTGACGATAAAGCCAAAATTAGCGCAAGTGATGTGGGCGCTACCGCCAGTAGTTTAGTGCTAAACGATAATGCGATCCCCTACCGTGGGCCTGGGTATGAGCGCATTATGCTACATCAATATCAAGCACTTAATTACTTATTCAGTGGGGATTATCAGGGGGCGCTCGTCGAAGTTCGCCGTAGTAACGAGTTGCAAGGCAGTGAGCAGGAACGCTATCAAAAGTCGCAAAAGTCTGTGCAAGCCATGGCAAATGGTACTGTCGATGCTGAGGTCAATAAACTCGGGCAAGCCGCCGGCACTGTGACCAGCTCTTTCTTAAATGCCTACAGCTATTACACTACTGGCGTACTGCATGAAGTGCTCGGCGAGCCAAACGATGCCTTTATTGATTACCGCAAAGCGGCGCAAATTACCCCTGATAACACCTATCTACAACAGGATTTAGTCCGCCTTGCAAAACAGCTAGGCATGCCCCAATACGATGAATTTAAACGGCGCTGGGGCGATGCTAAACTGCCCAAATCAGGTGAAGGCCAAGTAATTTTGATGGTCGAGCGTGGTTTTGTCCCAGAGAAGCAAGCGCTAACCGTGCCCTTTACCATACACGGTAACTGGCAAACCGTATCGCTGGCGACCTATGGGCCAAATAATGCTTTTGTACAGCCAGCCCAAGTGCAAGGTTTAGGTACAGTGCTCAAAACTGAACCTATTGCTAATATCGATGCCTTAGCCATCACGGCATTAAAAGAAGACTTGCCCGGCACTTTAGTGCGTCAGGTCGCTAGGGTATATGCCAAATCAGAAATGGCCTATCAGGTCGAAAAGAGTGGCAAACCCGGCAACAATGCCGCCGATATAGGCAGTATTGCCATGCAGATTTTTAACGTAGTCTCTGAACAGGCGGATCGCCGCAGCTGGCTAACGCTCCCGAAACAGGCGCAGATCGGCAGACGTTATCTCAATCCGGGGGAATATACCCTACAGTTAGATAAAGCTCCGCCAGCCAAAATTGACGTTGCAGCAGGCAAAACCACCTTAGTCTGGGCAATTGATACTGGTAATTACACTCGAATTTATTCAATAATCATCTAG
- a CDS encoding YgjV family protein, producing the protein MDSATMWEWVGYLASVVVAISLMMSNIKKLRWWNLIGAALFVAYGMAIGAYPVALVNFFIVLIDAYYLVKLYREPELPAN; encoded by the coding sequence ATGGATAGCGCAACAATGTGGGAATGGGTTGGTTATTTAGCCTCTGTGGTCGTCGCAATATCACTGATGATGTCGAACATCAAAAAACTGCGCTGGTGGAATCTTATCGGTGCCGCTTTATTTGTGGCCTATGGAATGGCAATTGGTGCTTATCCCGTTGCCTTAGTTAACTTTTTTATTGTACTCATAGATGCTTATTATCTGGTTAAGCTATATCGCGAACCTGAGCTACCCGCTAATTAG
- the fkpA gene encoding FKBP-type peptidyl-prolyl cis-trans isomerase, protein MKSIYKLSLVALAVIGLSACNQEEKATNTSTNVELTTEAQKEAYSVGASIGRYMSGHIKEQEELGLPVDRTLIVTGFTNGLNDQLKLTEEEMQTILQGLDKKLNDKRQEQAKVIAAKNVEDGKKFLEDNKAKPGVVTTESGLQYEVLTPGSGEKPAAEDTVEVDYVGTLIDGTEFDSSYKRGQTAKFPLNRVIPGWTEGVQLMPVGAKYKFVIPANLAYGDRDTGTIPPNSTLIFEVELKSVEKAPAAPAAEATEAAKK, encoded by the coding sequence ATGAAATCGATTTATAAATTATCGTTAGTTGCATTGGCTGTTATTGGCCTATCTGCTTGTAATCAAGAAGAAAAAGCAACAAACACAAGCACAAATGTTGAATTAACGACAGAAGCTCAAAAAGAAGCATATAGTGTAGGCGCTTCAATCGGTCGTTACATGTCTGGCCATATCAAAGAGCAAGAAGAATTAGGCCTGCCAGTTGACCGCACTCTGATCGTTACCGGCTTTACTAACGGTTTGAATGATCAGCTGAAATTAACCGAAGAAGAAATGCAAACCATTCTTCAAGGTTTAGACAAGAAGTTAAACGACAAACGTCAAGAACAAGCTAAAGTTATTGCCGCGAAAAATGTCGAGGACGGTAAAAAGTTCCTCGAAGACAACAAGGCTAAACCAGGCGTAGTCACCACTGAATCGGGTCTGCAATACGAAGTGTTAACACCGGGTTCTGGTGAAAAACCTGCCGCTGAAGACACTGTTGAAGTGGATTACGTTGGAACTTTAATCGACGGTACTGAGTTCGACAGTTCATACAAACGTGGTCAAACTGCTAAGTTCCCACTGAATCGTGTTATTCCAGGTTGGACCGAAGGCGTGCAATTAATGCCTGTAGGCGCTAAGTATAAGTTTGTTATTCCTGCAAACTTAGCCTACGGTGACCGCGATACTGGCACTATTCCACCAAATTCGACGTTGATTTTCGAAGTTGAGTTGAAGTCAGTTGAGAAGGCTCCTGCAGCACCAGCCGCTGAAGCTACTGAAGCTGCTAAAAAGTAA
- the exeM gene encoding extracellular exonuclease ExeM has product MDNVNKLTAISLAVAAALPMMASADVMITEYVEGSSNNKAIELYNGGDTVIDLAGYKLVRYKDGATEAADMQVLDGQTIAPKSTKVIINSSGAITLAQGVDSFSGTLSFNGGDAVALVKDGNVVDIIGDVPTPAGWGFDVTLKRKLDSLVANTVFNSAQWEQLPKDTFSGLGSLDTPVEPEVPVFSCSGAKIVPIYQVQGAGESSPFVPEGAFESESEVTVRGVVTARGESLFKGFYLQEVKGDNSPYTSDGVFVFLGEAAPEAIQPGVEVCVQGKVKEYFGLTQIDIKTDKKFDVGAKGDVPVATPFYVADGETLAQALERYEGMNVALDAGSDLKISRTFSYDYAGRRNNMLVSYQAPLMKSTQLYPALSPEAIALVKSNQANQLFIESDYKPADGVIPYFPDFNVETGYIRVGDQLTNLQGVIGYSYGAYRLVATNSITAGDFIRGDDRTDAPSVATKGDLRVASFNVLNFFNDVVGGDTNPSGSNRGALTEEEMLLQRTKIVSAITAMNADIVGLMEIANNGFGEKSAIKNLVDALNEKQTPENAYSFVEIADADKYDGKYFGSDAITVGMLYRGGKVTLAGAAQTIETPEQHASAGSVTRTKDGKTETNPGNDAYQRHSLAQTFKIHDESLTVVVNHLKSKGSGCLEDWANFEDKTDPADQQGKCNAFRVSAAKVLGETLKDVKGDLLVIGDMNAYGMEDPIRVLTDFDASKSDRDIMTASWTTLDGRVFERQGSKIEKGYGLINLNTKDHGAGTYSYSYNGELGNLDHALANASLAKRLVDIEDWHINSVESNLFEYGKKFSGDLAKSENAFSASDHDPVIVALSYPAPVEPPKPEPKPKDDGGALGYLGLALMSLFGLQRRRR; this is encoded by the coding sequence ATGGATAATGTTAATAAGTTAACGGCTATTTCTTTAGCGGTTGCAGCAGCTTTACCTATGATGGCAAGCGCTGATGTGATGATTACTGAATATGTTGAAGGTAGCTCAAATAATAAAGCGATTGAACTATATAACGGCGGCGATACGGTAATTGATCTTGCTGGTTATAAACTGGTTCGTTATAAAGATGGTGCAACCGAAGCCGCAGATATGCAGGTCTTAGATGGCCAAACCATTGCGCCTAAATCCACTAAAGTTATTATAAACTCCAGTGGTGCTATTACTCTGGCCCAAGGTGTCGATAGTTTCTCTGGCACATTAAGTTTTAACGGTGGCGATGCGGTTGCTTTAGTTAAAGATGGCAATGTTGTCGATATTATCGGTGATGTGCCAACTCCAGCGGGTTGGGGATTCGATGTAACCCTCAAGCGTAAACTCGACTCATTAGTGGCAAACACTGTCTTCAATTCTGCCCAGTGGGAACAACTGCCTAAAGATACTTTTTCTGGTTTAGGTTCGTTAGACACGCCAGTAGAGCCTGAAGTCCCGGTTTTTAGCTGCAGCGGCGCGAAAATAGTCCCGATTTATCAAGTACAAGGTGCGGGTGAGTCTAGTCCTTTTGTGCCTGAAGGCGCATTTGAGTCTGAAAGCGAAGTGACGGTTCGCGGTGTGGTTACTGCCCGTGGTGAAAGCTTGTTTAAAGGTTTCTATCTACAAGAAGTTAAAGGGGATAACTCTCCTTACACCTCAGATGGTGTGTTTGTTTTCCTCGGTGAAGCGGCGCCCGAAGCGATTCAACCTGGGGTTGAAGTCTGCGTACAAGGTAAGGTGAAGGAATACTTCGGCTTAACCCAAATTGATATTAAAACCGACAAGAAATTTGACGTTGGCGCTAAGGGAGACGTCCCCGTTGCCACGCCTTTCTATGTCGCCGATGGCGAAACCTTAGCCCAAGCGTTAGAACGTTATGAAGGCATGAATGTCGCCTTAGATGCGGGCAGCGATCTGAAGATCAGCCGTACCTTCAGCTATGACTATGCGGGTCGTCGTAACAATATGTTAGTGTCCTATCAAGCTCCCTTGATGAAATCGACACAGCTGTATCCCGCGCTTTCTCCCGAAGCGATTGCTTTAGTTAAATCTAACCAAGCTAATCAACTCTTTATCGAATCCGATTACAAACCTGCAGATGGCGTTATTCCATACTTCCCTGATTTCAACGTCGAAACGGGCTACATCCGCGTTGGCGATCAACTGACTAACCTGCAAGGGGTGATTGGTTACAGCTACGGTGCCTATCGTTTAGTGGCGACTAACTCTATTACTGCGGGGGATTTTATTCGTGGTGACGACAGAACCGATGCGCCAAGTGTAGCGACTAAGGGCGATCTGCGGGTTGCTAGCTTTAACGTGCTTAACTTCTTCAACGATGTCGTTGGTGGCGATACTAACCCTTCAGGCAGTAACCGTGGTGCACTGACCGAAGAGGAAATGCTGTTACAACGCACTAAAATTGTCAGTGCCATTACCGCGATGAATGCCGATATCGTGGGCTTAATGGAAATCGCTAACAATGGTTTTGGTGAAAAGAGCGCGATTAAAAACTTAGTCGATGCACTGAACGAGAAGCAAACCCCTGAAAACGCCTATAGCTTTGTTGAGATCGCCGATGCCGACAAGTATGACGGCAAATACTTTGGCTCCGATGCTATTACTGTGGGCATGTTATACCGTGGCGGCAAAGTGACCTTAGCGGGCGCAGCGCAGACGATTGAGACACCAGAGCAACACGCCAGTGCTGGTAGTGTGACTCGGACTAAAGATGGCAAGACGGAAACTAACCCAGGTAACGATGCTTACCAACGTCACAGCCTAGCGCAAACCTTTAAGATCCATGACGAATCCCTGACGGTCGTTGTTAACCACTTAAAGTCTAAAGGCTCAGGCTGTTTAGAGGATTGGGCTAACTTCGAAGACAAGACAGATCCTGCCGATCAACAGGGCAAGTGTAATGCTTTCCGTGTATCTGCAGCCAAAGTCTTAGGTGAAACGTTAAAAGACGTGAAGGGCGATTTACTGGTTATCGGTGATATGAATGCCTATGGTATGGAAGATCCTATCCGTGTATTAACCGACTTCGATGCTAGTAAGTCAGATCGTGACATCATGACCGCCTCTTGGACGACACTCGATGGCAGAGTGTTTGAACGCCAAGGCAGTAAGATTGAGAAGGGTTATGGCCTGATCAACTTGAACACTAAGGACCACGGTGCAGGCACTTATTCTTACAGCTATAACGGCGAGTTAGGTAATTTAGACCACGCTTTAGCCAATGCTAGCCTAGCTAAACGTTTAGTGGATATTGAAGATTGGCATATCAACTCAGTGGAATCGAACCTGTTTGAATACGGTAAGAAATTCTCTGGTGATCTAGCTAAATCTGAAAATGCCTTCTCGGCATCAGATCATGATCCTGTGATTGTCGCTTTAAGCTACCCAGCGCCAGTCGAGCCTCCAAAACCTGAGCCAAAGCCTAAAGATGATGGCGGTGCCTTGGGCTATTTAGGCTTAGCACTGATGTCCTTGTTTGGTTTACAACGTCGTCGCCGTTAA
- a CDS encoding WD40 repeat domain-containing protein yields the protein MKKNLLLVICTIFLTACQPKADDINVLTTGPSYSASLSSDAQFALVATQSEGVQYWDLSTHTLKYQWIHGDINTGVTSTAISPNGLFAASLSRDSVALWTITDGKSIGWWSLPSSGESVAVADTGALLIGLNDGTVMSLNAAKTALIKFLGHKERVNSVALSADGRIALTGSNDMQAILWQAQTGQPLHTWTLSSRITKVALNDSGSLSFTNGSTNEAKIWDNTSGKLLNQLEIKRRQMNFSAVRFIKQDSQLLTGTPAREVILWQRDTGKQIGKWQVALTKNSQNRGAVVYSVAIRDTNKVVSISSQGLVETWQQ from the coding sequence ATGAAGAAAAATCTACTGCTGGTAATTTGTACCATTTTTCTGACTGCTTGCCAGCCCAAAGCCGATGATATTAACGTCCTCACCACAGGACCAAGTTATAGTGCCAGCCTCTCGAGTGATGCCCAATTCGCCTTAGTTGCGACTCAAAGTGAGGGCGTCCAGTATTGGGACTTAAGCACCCACACTCTTAAATACCAATGGATACATGGCGATATAAATACCGGAGTCACGAGCACCGCCATTTCCCCCAATGGGCTCTTTGCCGCTTCATTAAGCCGGGATTCAGTTGCACTGTGGACAATAACCGACGGTAAATCCATAGGTTGGTGGTCATTACCCTCATCGGGTGAAAGTGTCGCAGTTGCCGATACCGGCGCCCTCTTAATCGGGCTTAATGATGGTACTGTTATGTCGTTAAATGCGGCCAAAACAGCCTTAATCAAATTTCTGGGTCATAAAGAGCGGGTAAATAGTGTCGCCCTTTCAGCCGATGGACGCATCGCCTTAACAGGATCGAACGATATGCAAGCCATTCTCTGGCAGGCACAAACCGGACAACCCCTGCACACTTGGACCTTAAGTAGTCGGATCACCAAAGTTGCCCTTAATGATAGTGGCAGCCTAAGTTTTACCAATGGTAGCACTAATGAAGCAAAAATCTGGGACAACACTAGCGGTAAGTTACTCAATCAATTAGAGATTAAACGGCGCCAAATGAACTTCTCTGCGGTGCGTTTTATTAAACAAGACAGCCAGTTATTGACCGGCACCCCCGCCAGAGAGGTGATACTCTGGCAACGCGATACGGGGAAACAAATCGGTAAATGGCAGGTCGCACTCACTAAAAACAGCCAAAACCGAGGAGCCGTTGTATACTCTGTGGCAATTCGAGATACCAATAAAGTCGTTAGTATCAGTAGCCAAGGCTTAGTCGAGACTTGGCAGCAATAG
- a CDS encoding SlyX family protein, with protein MQGVQAQIEELETKLAFQELTVEELNQEVIKLNRLVAHQQHQIQLLVGRLQAMEPSNMATQAEETPPPHY; from the coding sequence ATGCAAGGCGTACAAGCACAGATTGAAGAGCTAGAAACGAAATTGGCTTTTCAGGAGCTCACGGTCGAAGAGCTAAACCAAGAAGTGATAAAACTGAATCGGCTCGTGGCTCATCAGCAGCACCAGATCCAATTATTAGTCGGTAGATTACAGGCAATGGAGCCAAGTAATATGGCCACTCAAGCGGAAGAAACACCGCCACCACATTACTAA
- a CDS encoding PaaI family thioesterase, with translation MSIWFRPVTLEDCARLDAGMGGKGTLMQTLGIEISEIGDDYMKATMPASPAVHNPLGIVHGGANVALAETVASYAANFAVDFEQYYCVGQEINANHLRASRNGILTATAKAIHLGKRSSVWEVLIHNSAGELTCISRMTAAVVKR, from the coding sequence ATGAGTATTTGGTTTAGACCTGTGACCTTAGAAGATTGTGCACGTTTAGATGCCGGAATGGGTGGCAAAGGCACATTAATGCAGACCTTAGGGATAGAGATCAGTGAGATTGGCGACGATTATATGAAGGCCACTATGCCCGCCAGTCCTGCGGTGCATAACCCATTAGGCATAGTCCATGGCGGTGCGAATGTTGCCCTTGCCGAGACCGTCGCTAGTTATGCGGCAAATTTTGCGGTGGATTTTGAGCAGTACTATTGTGTAGGGCAAGAGATTAATGCCAATCACTTAAGGGCTTCCCGTAATGGGATATTAACCGCCACGGCTAAAGCTATCCATTTAGGGAAACGTAGCTCGGTATGGGAAGTGTTAATCCATAACAGCGCCGGTGAACTGACCTGTATTTCACGGATGACGGCGGCCGTCGTTAAACGCTAA